From the Hylaeus volcanicus isolate JK05 chromosome 4, UHH_iyHylVolc1.0_haploid, whole genome shotgun sequence genome, one window contains:
- the LOC128874722 gene encoding PH and SEC7 domain-containing protein isoform X2 has translation MAEELLVTLNRGDSSGFGFSLLGTAGLPHVIYDIVENSPAAKSGKVEAGDVILRVDEVDVNRFSTKEVLKCLRLSSDPVTLKLRRDPAIKAHVRRLLTPGQPVCDETDSSKISHEVTTLASNPRAVTSGNGEKTESRKPGTPELPGGSPQEPTGATQYATRSNGSYSDASGSSELEALLPPVVDSFKEEERAQWEPLSGDKFTRQKNTPRFEAYMMTGDLMLNLSRTQQSSGLLPKHQKKVDSLRYNNHHTHHHHNHHNHHHHNSVPTSPNEMLGHHRAYKCTGSNSASTSPVGISKRENSQCPGQSDSNKPNAASFGYSSGFVRTSRSEDHLQFQKDPSMSAVDIDIDDDVTSSLNTLLDTRPDSGQGLSSERIVWTYNAPVSSPSASERTSCCQNGSSSQSSSSSSSTEGTSPQRSLSPASPTSVSSSVMSSNSGSRRFPPPVPTGATATALGPSGDGTASSASGLHPTNGDLSQSEAISNMSSPDYNDEETMDILSARDIMMVSDPSDSDSTILASEPPQRRLKNASQSSNAYATAQDATEHRIVIQVKGPDKDATSARNTSPRQNRRRGNPSNVDLVPTSTAQGTAQRTSVTAAGSVTPEFVGYQELKESEDEKEALNICNYDERHSGASPPQSADEESDIESLHSFHYSPKAVDLPSAVRLAKRLYSLDGFKKSDVSRHLSKNNDFSRAVAEEYLRYFNFERDTLDVALRKFLAQFSLTGETQERERVLVHFSKRFLDCNPGAFNSQDAVHTLTCAIMLLNTDLHGQNIGRKMSCNEFIENLSELNDGDNFPREVLKQLYNAIKSFPLEWALDEEGDETANQAIQQGDVPAISGTGNPFLDVPNVTGATEFKKGYVMRKCCYDSNGKKTPFGKRGWKMYYCTLRELVLYLHKDEHGFRNDSLHNAIRIHHALATKASDYTKKQHVFRLQTADQAEYLFQTSDSKELQSWIDTINFVCASFSCQPLAGAVGSQRKFQRPLLPCSHTKLSPREQLRDHEERVSKLEAELEEHRRHPPERGAKALAVQNYKEKDAYLHHELKRYKTYAYLLRSRLAFTEVEPSLVESSIGEVDEGSGALLNSEVALVPPPVPDRPAINRYSYRAAIYNRNLLNGQDYGGDIG, from the exons GTCGAGGCCGGTGACGTCATACTCAGGGTGGACGAAGTCGATGTCAACCGATTCAGTACTAAAGAAG TGCTGAAATGTCTGCGGCTCTCGTCGGACCCTGTCACCCTGAAGCTACGAAGGG ATCCAGCAATAAAAGCGCACGTGCGTCGTTTGTTAACGCCTGGGCAGCCGGTGTGCGACGAAACGGACTCGTCGAAGATCTCGCACGAGGTGACGACCCTCGCTAGTAATCCCAGGGCCGTGACGTCAGGGAACGGGGAGAAAACGGAATCTAGGAAGCCTGGAACCCCAGAATTGCCAGGTGGCTCGCCCCAGGAACCGACTGGAGCGACGCAATATGCGACCAGAAGCAACGGTTCCTACAGCGATGCTTCCGGTTCCTCCGAGCTGGAGGCGCTTCTTCCACCCGTCGTCGACAGCTTCAAGGAGGAAGAACGAGCCCAATGGGAGCCTCTGTCTGGCGATAAGTTCACCAGACAGAAGAACACGCCTAG GTTCGAAGCGTATATGATGACTGGCGACCTGATGTTGAACCTGTCGCGTACCCAGCAGAGCAGCGGCCTGTTACCGAAACATCAGAAGAAGGTCGACTCGCTTAGGTACAACAATCATCACACCCACCATCACCATAATCACCACAATCACCACCATCATAACTCGGTACCCACCAGTCCTAACGAGATGCTGGGCCATCACCGTGCTTACAAGTGCACCGGTTCGAATTCGGCCAGCACCTCACCGGTGGGGATCAGCAAACGCGAGAACAGCCAATGCCCGGGTCAGAGCGACTCTAACAAACCGAACGCCGCGAGTTTCGGTTACTCGAGCGGTTTCGTGCGCACCTCGCGCTCCGAGGATCATTTGCAATTCCAAAAGGACCCGTCGATGAGCGCGGTGGACATTGACATTGACGACGACGTCACGTCCAGCTTGAACACCCTGTTGGACACGCGGCCGGACAGCGGCCAGGGTCTGTCCAGCGAGCGGATCGTCTGGACGTACAACGCCCCTGTTAGCTCGCCGTCCGCCTCGGAGCGCACCTCGTGCTGCCAAAATGGCAGCTCGTCGCAATCCTCGTCGAGTAGCTCCTCGACGGAGGGCACTAGTCCCCAGAGATCCTTATCGCCTGCCTCCCCTACCTCGGTCTCGTCCTCCGTCATGTCCTCCAATTCTGGATCCCGTAGGTTCCCACCGCCGGTCCCCACGGGCGCCACCGCGACCGCCCTGGGCCCATCCGGCGACGGGACCGCCTCCTCGGCCTCCGGGCTTCATCCCACCAACGGTGACCTCAGTCAGTCAGAGGCAATCAGCAACATGTCCAGTCCCGACTACAACGACGAGGAGACTATGGACATACTCAGTGCCCGCGATATCATGATGGTCAGTGATCCAAGTGACAGTGACTCGACGATACTGGCCAGCGAGCCGCCCCAGAGGAGGCTCAAGAACGCCTCGCAGTCGTCCAACGCGTACGCGACCGCGCAGGACGCTACCGAGCACAGGATAGTGATACAGGTGAAAGGACCGGACAAGGACGCGACGTCCGCGAGGAACACCAGCCCCAGGCAGAACAGACGACGCGGGAACCCCAGCAACGTCGACTTGGTGCCCACCTCCACTGCTCAAGGCACCGCGCAACGGACCTCCGTCACCGCTGCTGGAAGTGTTACCCCTGAATTCGTTGGATATCAG GAGTTGAAGGAGAGCGAGGACGAGAAGGAGGCATTGAATATCTGCAACTACGACGAGAGGCACAGCGGCGCGTCGCCTCCTCAATCTGCCGACGAAGAGAGCGACATCGAGAGCTTGCACAGCTTCCATTACAGTCCAAAAGCAGTGGACTTGCCGTCAGCGGTTCGATTGGCCAAGAGGCTGTACTCGTTGGACGGGTTCAAGAAGTCTGATGTCTCCAGACACCTTAGCAAAAA CAACGACTTTAGTAGAGCGGTAGCCGAAGAATACTTGAGATACTTCAACTTCGAACGGGACACGCTGGACGTGGCTCTCAGAAAGTTCCTTGCCCAGTTCTCTCTGACAGGCGAGACccaagagagagaaagggttCTTGTACATTTCTCCAAGAGATTTCTCGACTGCAACCCGGGCGCATTCAATTCGCAGG ACGCTGTTCACACCTTAACTTGTGCTATAATGCTGCTCAACACGGATCTACACGGTCAAAATATCGGCAGGAAAATGTCGTGTAATGAATTTATCGAAAACCTCTCGGAATTGAACGACGGTGACAATTTTCCCAGGGAGGTCCTCAAGCAGCTTTACAATGCTATCAAATCGTTCCCCTTGGAATGGGCCTT AGACGAAGAAGGGGATGAAACAGCGAACCAAGCAATTCAGCAAGGTGATGTTCCAGCGATATCTGGAACTGGCAATCCATTTCTCGACGTGCCAAATGTTACGGGTGCTACGGAGTTCAAGAAGGGTTACGTTATGCGGAAATGTTGCTACGACTCCAACggaaagaaaa CACCGTTTGGGAAACGAGGCTGGAAGATGTATTATTGTACGCTGCGAGaacttgtattatatttgCACAAAGACGAGCATGGCTTCCGTAACGATAGTTTGCACAACGCGATACGCATTCATCATGCGTTGGCGACGAAGGCGTCGGACTACACGAAAAAACAACACGTATTCAGGTTACAGACTGCCGATCAGGCGGAGTATCTCTTCCAAACGAG TGATTCCAAAGAACTACAATCATGGATCGACACGATCAATTTCGTGTGCGCGAGTTTTTCCTGCCAACCGTTAGCAGGCGCTGTGGGCTCACAACGAAAATTTCAGCGACCACTGCTCCCCTGCAGCCACACGAAATTATCTCCT AGAGAACAGTTACGGGACCACGAGGAAAGGGTTAGCAAATTAGAAGCTGAACTGGAGGAGCACAGGCGGCATCCACCCGAAAGAGGGGCGAAAGCTCTCGCTGTACAGAACTATAAGGAAAAGGATGCCTACTTGCATCACGAG TTGAAAAGGTACAAAACGTACGCGTACTTGCTACGATCGAGGCTGGCATTTACAGAGGTGGAGCCATCATTGGTGGAGAGCAGTATCGGTGAAGTGGACGAAGGAAGCGGGGCTCTGCTGAATTCCGAGGTGGCGTTAGTGCCACCACCTGTTCCCGATCGGCCAGCCATAAATAGGTACAGTTACAGGGCTGCCATTTACAACCGTAATCTGCTAAACGGTCAGGACTACGGCGGGGACATTGGTTGA
- the LOC128874722 gene encoding PH and SEC7 domain-containing protein isoform X5, with protein MCRVPEFSAASHSVATCLSQMPNFAYCLLCCCRPLDRYLSRRGDRFDYVDYVPLCQVEAGDVILRVDEVDVNRFSTKEVLKCLRLSSDPVTLKLRRDPAIKAHVRRLLTPGQPVCDETDSSKISHEVTTLASNPRAVTSGNGEKTESRKPGTPELPGGSPQEPTGATQYATRSNGSYSDASGSSELEALLPPVVDSFKEEERAQWEPLSGDKFTRQKNTPRFEAYMMTGDLMLNLSRTQQSSGLLPKHQKKVDSLRYNNHHTHHHHNHHNHHHHNSVPTSPNEMLGHHRAYKCTGSNSASTSPVGISKRENSQCPGQSDSNKPNAASFGYSSGFVRTSRSEDHLQFQKDPSMSAVDIDIDDDVTSSLNTLLDTRPDSGQGLSSERIVWTYNAPVSSPSASERTSCCQNGSSSQSSSSSSSTEGTSPQRSLSPASPTSVSSSVMSSNSGSRRFPPPVPTGATATALGPSGDGTASSASGLHPTNGDLSQSEAISNMSSPDYNDEETMDILSARDIMMVSDPSDSDSTILASEPPQRRLKNASQSSNAYATAQDATEHRIVIQVKGPDKDATSARNTSPRQNRRRGNPSNVDLVPTSTAQGTAQRTSVTAAGSVTPEFVGYQELKESEDEKEALNICNYDERHSGASPPQSADEESDIESLHSFHYSPKAVDLPSAVRLAKRLYSLDGFKKSDVSRHLSKNNDFSRAVAEEYLRYFNFERDTLDVALRKFLAQFSLTGETQERERVLVHFSKRFLDCNPGAFNSQDAVHTLTCAIMLLNTDLHGQNIGRKMSCNEFIENLSELNDGDNFPREVLKQLYNAIKSFPLEWALDEEGDETANQAIQQGDVPAISGTGNPFLDVPNVTGATEFKKGYVMRKCCYDSNGKKTPFGKRGWKMYYCTLRELVLYLHKDEHGFRNDSLHNAIRIHHALATKASDYTKKQHVFRLQTADQAEYLFQTSDSKELQSWIDTINFVCASFSCQPLAGAVGSQRKFQRPLLPCSHTKLSPPSSTIPEANFVL; from the exons ATGTGCCGTGTTCCTGAATTCTCGGCTGCGTCGCATAGCGTTGCGACGTGCCTTTCGCAAATGCCCAATTTCGCGTACTGTCTATTGTGTTGTTGCCGGCCCCTTGATCGATACTTGTCGAGACGCGGCGACAGATTCGATTACGTCGACTATGTTCCCCTCTGTCAG GTCGAGGCCGGTGACGTCATACTCAGGGTGGACGAAGTCGATGTCAACCGATTCAGTACTAAAGAAG TGCTGAAATGTCTGCGGCTCTCGTCGGACCCTGTCACCCTGAAGCTACGAAGGG ATCCAGCAATAAAAGCGCACGTGCGTCGTTTGTTAACGCCTGGGCAGCCGGTGTGCGACGAAACGGACTCGTCGAAGATCTCGCACGAGGTGACGACCCTCGCTAGTAATCCCAGGGCCGTGACGTCAGGGAACGGGGAGAAAACGGAATCTAGGAAGCCTGGAACCCCAGAATTGCCAGGTGGCTCGCCCCAGGAACCGACTGGAGCGACGCAATATGCGACCAGAAGCAACGGTTCCTACAGCGATGCTTCCGGTTCCTCCGAGCTGGAGGCGCTTCTTCCACCCGTCGTCGACAGCTTCAAGGAGGAAGAACGAGCCCAATGGGAGCCTCTGTCTGGCGATAAGTTCACCAGACAGAAGAACACGCCTAG GTTCGAAGCGTATATGATGACTGGCGACCTGATGTTGAACCTGTCGCGTACCCAGCAGAGCAGCGGCCTGTTACCGAAACATCAGAAGAAGGTCGACTCGCTTAGGTACAACAATCATCACACCCACCATCACCATAATCACCACAATCACCACCATCATAACTCGGTACCCACCAGTCCTAACGAGATGCTGGGCCATCACCGTGCTTACAAGTGCACCGGTTCGAATTCGGCCAGCACCTCACCGGTGGGGATCAGCAAACGCGAGAACAGCCAATGCCCGGGTCAGAGCGACTCTAACAAACCGAACGCCGCGAGTTTCGGTTACTCGAGCGGTTTCGTGCGCACCTCGCGCTCCGAGGATCATTTGCAATTCCAAAAGGACCCGTCGATGAGCGCGGTGGACATTGACATTGACGACGACGTCACGTCCAGCTTGAACACCCTGTTGGACACGCGGCCGGACAGCGGCCAGGGTCTGTCCAGCGAGCGGATCGTCTGGACGTACAACGCCCCTGTTAGCTCGCCGTCCGCCTCGGAGCGCACCTCGTGCTGCCAAAATGGCAGCTCGTCGCAATCCTCGTCGAGTAGCTCCTCGACGGAGGGCACTAGTCCCCAGAGATCCTTATCGCCTGCCTCCCCTACCTCGGTCTCGTCCTCCGTCATGTCCTCCAATTCTGGATCCCGTAGGTTCCCACCGCCGGTCCCCACGGGCGCCACCGCGACCGCCCTGGGCCCATCCGGCGACGGGACCGCCTCCTCGGCCTCCGGGCTTCATCCCACCAACGGTGACCTCAGTCAGTCAGAGGCAATCAGCAACATGTCCAGTCCCGACTACAACGACGAGGAGACTATGGACATACTCAGTGCCCGCGATATCATGATGGTCAGTGATCCAAGTGACAGTGACTCGACGATACTGGCCAGCGAGCCGCCCCAGAGGAGGCTCAAGAACGCCTCGCAGTCGTCCAACGCGTACGCGACCGCGCAGGACGCTACCGAGCACAGGATAGTGATACAGGTGAAAGGACCGGACAAGGACGCGACGTCCGCGAGGAACACCAGCCCCAGGCAGAACAGACGACGCGGGAACCCCAGCAACGTCGACTTGGTGCCCACCTCCACTGCTCAAGGCACCGCGCAACGGACCTCCGTCACCGCTGCTGGAAGTGTTACCCCTGAATTCGTTGGATATCAG GAGTTGAAGGAGAGCGAGGACGAGAAGGAGGCATTGAATATCTGCAACTACGACGAGAGGCACAGCGGCGCGTCGCCTCCTCAATCTGCCGACGAAGAGAGCGACATCGAGAGCTTGCACAGCTTCCATTACAGTCCAAAAGCAGTGGACTTGCCGTCAGCGGTTCGATTGGCCAAGAGGCTGTACTCGTTGGACGGGTTCAAGAAGTCTGATGTCTCCAGACACCTTAGCAAAAA CAACGACTTTAGTAGAGCGGTAGCCGAAGAATACTTGAGATACTTCAACTTCGAACGGGACACGCTGGACGTGGCTCTCAGAAAGTTCCTTGCCCAGTTCTCTCTGACAGGCGAGACccaagagagagaaagggttCTTGTACATTTCTCCAAGAGATTTCTCGACTGCAACCCGGGCGCATTCAATTCGCAGG ACGCTGTTCACACCTTAACTTGTGCTATAATGCTGCTCAACACGGATCTACACGGTCAAAATATCGGCAGGAAAATGTCGTGTAATGAATTTATCGAAAACCTCTCGGAATTGAACGACGGTGACAATTTTCCCAGGGAGGTCCTCAAGCAGCTTTACAATGCTATCAAATCGTTCCCCTTGGAATGGGCCTT AGACGAAGAAGGGGATGAAACAGCGAACCAAGCAATTCAGCAAGGTGATGTTCCAGCGATATCTGGAACTGGCAATCCATTTCTCGACGTGCCAAATGTTACGGGTGCTACGGAGTTCAAGAAGGGTTACGTTATGCGGAAATGTTGCTACGACTCCAACggaaagaaaa CACCGTTTGGGAAACGAGGCTGGAAGATGTATTATTGTACGCTGCGAGaacttgtattatatttgCACAAAGACGAGCATGGCTTCCGTAACGATAGTTTGCACAACGCGATACGCATTCATCATGCGTTGGCGACGAAGGCGTCGGACTACACGAAAAAACAACACGTATTCAGGTTACAGACTGCCGATCAGGCGGAGTATCTCTTCCAAACGAG TGATTCCAAAGAACTACAATCATGGATCGACACGATCAATTTCGTGTGCGCGAGTTTTTCCTGCCAACCGTTAGCAGGCGCTGTGGGCTCACAACGAAAATTTCAGCGACCACTGCTCCCCTGCAGCCACACGAAATTATCTCCT cCTTCCTCTACTATCCCTGAAGCCAACTTCGTTCTCTAA